The Nicotiana tabacum cultivar K326 chromosome 1, ASM71507v2, whole genome shotgun sequence genome segment CCCTTAAGTACATGTTCCTTCTTTTGCCCAGAattgttctatttttgtttttgcattagTGGGGGATTATTGATTATTTATAATACAAAGTCaaaaatttctttttgaaaatccatttacaaTCGATAGCCATGggtctttttatttttcaatctATTTCCAAGTGGCTTCTTGCATGAAGGCTTAAAGCCAATTGTTGAATGTCTTTGACAAGTGGCTATGCAAATCTACCATGTGTCTTCATGCATGGAAGACTAGGTACATTTGTCAAATGGACTAATATATTTAGACAAGTGTTAAAAGACTCTCCACACTTGTCATACATGCAACTTCCCTAATTGCATATAAATAAGATGATCATTAGCCATCATATTCACTCAGTTGTTAACCAAGAATTCATCTTGCCAATCATTACTTTCTtcctataatattttaatttctgTAACAACTACAgaaaaaaatttcatattctcTTCTTTTTGGGAAACTGTTTTGTGCAAATTCTAAACTTCCAGCCACGAGTGCACGTGTCTGGAGGTGTTGTGGAACCTTGGGGAGCGATCGGTCATAACAATTTGCACCCAGTCGGGCCGAAATCGCTTTCAAGGCAGTGGCTTGCCATGACacagtatttttgataagttgttctttttttcttcttgttcttaGTCAATATTATCTACTCATTTTCCCTACAAATGCATGTATTTATTAATACCATCAACCAATGTTACATTAGTTATGACTTATGCGgcatttgtttttcttcttaaACAGCAAATCAAGCCATGTATTATCTTATGCGAATTTTTTGATGGAATAACGTGTTTCCTGATTTGAAAATGTTCTTACATGCTGAGTTTCAAATAAAGGATCTGGGTGACTAATCTTTTTTTCTTGGCATTAAAGTCCTTAGGGATCCTCAAGGTCTGATTCTCAGTCGGCGCAAATTCACCCTTGAGTTGCTCTCCGAATTTGACTGTCTTGTTGAGTGACCTGCTTCTTCTCCTTTGGATCCTACTTGCAAGTTGTTTGCTGATGGGGGACCATATCCCTGATCCTTCTTTTTACCGTCGTCTTTTTGGCAAACTCAATTTTTTGATCCACACTCATCCGGACCTTTCTTTGGATGTGCAACATCTTTCTCAGTTCATTCAAGACCCTAGATTCCCTCACTTGGATGCTGCCAAATATTGTCTCCGTTATCTTCTCAAAGATCCTGGTTTGGGCCTCTTTATGACTTCCTCTCCTTCTTTTGACTTTCTTGCTTTCTGCGATTCTAACTGGGGTTCATGTCTTGATACTCGCCACTCCGTCAGTGGATTTTTTATCGGTTTGGGGTCTTTCCCTATTTCTTGGAAATCCAAGAAACAACCCTCTATTTCTTTATCCTCCGCCGAGGCAGAGTACAGATATATGCGTCGTGTTGTGTCTGAATTAACCTGGCTAGTTCGCCTCCTCTCCGATTTGTCTATTCCTCCTTCCTTACATGTTCCGCTTCACTCTGACAATCAGACAGCCATTTACATCGCCAAAAACCCCGTCTTTTACGAACGCACTAAACATGTGGAGCTTGACTGCCATTTTGTCCGGCAGCAGTTATAATTTGGGCTCATCTCTCTTTCTTTTGTTCCTACTCGTTTGCAATTAGCCGATATCTTTACTAAATCGTTGTCGGGTCCCTTGCATCGTGACATTTTGGGCAAGTTGGGGATTCAATCTCCACCCTCCAACTTGGGGGAGGGGTGTTGAGGTTAGAGATGATCACTGTGGTGAGGCTGATACTCTCAGAGATCTGGGGTGTTGAGGTTAGAGATGATCAACAGTTGTCTATATATCTTAGTCATAGATTAGCTAGGGATATTTATATCTTTTTTTTGTTTCACACACTTGAGTGTGTTAGTTTAGATGGAGGTTAGTTATGCCAGTTGTTAATTAGTGGAGTGGTTTACATGATTAAACAAGATTACTGTTTTGCTCGCTAGACAAGATTAAACTAAAGTGTGATTGATGTAGTAAGTACAGTATTAATCATAACACTATGAATTATCTTTTATTTACCACCAAAGTTTTGTGGTGAAACAAATAGAAACTCTTCACCCTTAATAAGAAAAATTCCAACTTTAGAAATGAAAAAAATCTTATTAACGAGAAAATATCTCCTCCTTAATGGGCCACATTCGATAAATTAATCGAAACACTAATGTAAATACCCAATACGCCAATCTAGGCAGTGTTGACACAAGCTTCAAGTTTATACCGAATCATTTGTTTTTCTCCTCGTAAGACTAGACCGGGAGAAATGAACAAAtatgaaataaaagaaaacaaatcgCACCTCCTCTATAACAAGTTAATAcgccttttcttgtttttcttgcaGTAGCCACTAGCCAGTGTTGGGCGgcttaagaagtattggggagaggtgatcaggcagaaCATGGTGAGGCTTCAGAttaccgaggacatggccctagacagaaagttgtggagatcgagcattaaggttgtaggttaggaggtagttgggAATATCTCTACGGCGCCGCAGAGTGAGGCTAGTCTGTTAGGACTTGGTCTTTGACGGTTAGTGGTTAATGTTGAGTTCCCACTACTCTTTCGTTCCTCTTAGTGTTGTGCTTTATCTACTGATTACTGTTTTGCTTTTCACTTATTTTCTGGTTCTGGtgatgttgttctttgttctatgGTTTCTATTGATGGTACTGATAGATTGCCTCTTTTCGCCTTTTTTTTGTCTTCTTGAGTCGAGAATCTTTTGGAAACAGCTTCTCTATCCCCTCGGGATAAGGTAAGGTCCacatatacactaccctccccaaaccccactagcaAAATTTCATTAGGTCGTTGTTGTTGTCGTAGCCACTAGCCAGCGTCAACGCTGTAGTTTCTCTAACAGAGCATTCTACCCAATAGTTCTCACATGAAGTATGGCAACCAGTAGTAGTACCCTACCAAGACGAACGATAATTTTAGAGTGAAACTCTCTTGCATGATTTGCCAAAGGAATATAATGAGTTCCTTTGTTCGAGGTGCAAATACAATTAAGCAGTTAAGCTTCGAGCCAACCCTTTTGTATACTGCCGAAACTGGGTTCGTTTATTGCATGACCAGTCGAGATTGAAACGCGACAAGTCAAAGTTCGAGCACAAATTATATCGAACCAAGGCACGAAGATAAATCGTTGAGTTCGTGACTTCTGGACCGAACAAGATCGGGGGAATTTTGTCGAGCCAAATAACGGAAGACAGAAATACCCGCGATTAGTTGGAGATCACGGCGAAAATTTCGTCACGTATCAAGGAGAGGCCGATTAATTAACATTAGAGTTTTtgccttttatagaattgtatcaagactagggctcccctactatataaaggaagGTTTAATCATTTGTAGAACACATTGTAATACACATAAAAAAGGCAATACACtgttatttctattttttatatCTTGTTATCCTGTTCAGATATCAGTTGAGGTAGTTCTTGATTCGAGGGTGATCAAACTCTAAGGCCAAAGTTGTTCAGTTTGTGTgatttgcatttattttcttatcattaatttcaatattaatcaattttcttaatttgtatcaagttatattaTGCATCCTTAAAaccgcatataaattcaattgttatcccattttgagggtaaacacaaGCATACATGTAAATGCTAAACAACAACTGAAAGATGATAAAGCCATCCATTGTATTCGCATGCACAATGTTTGTGCTGGAAAATATAACAGAATCCATAACTACGAGGCAGAAAGCCGAGGGAAAACACAGCATTTATATCAAACTAGCAGAAAACCAACACTAGCAATTTTTTTCCCGTTTGGGATTAAAAGACACTAGGAAACTTTATTATCACTAAGTTTGGATAGCATTTCCTGCACTGGCACGACAAATATGATAACTGCACGATGAGTGATGATGGCAATCAGAAACCATGAATTTTGATGTGCTCTTTCTTCACGATTTCAGCCTGTTTCCAAAAGTTAAAGGGGAAAAAATTAGCAACGACAATACATTAAAACTGCAACACCATCAAAGCTAATTATCACAAGATGACAGTTCAGTCAAAacttaaagaatttagttgtatgcAATTCCCTCGTCGCTTGTTTTCTATTTTGCGAGAGATTTTCAGCAAATAATAGCAACAAAAATAGCACGTGACTAAAAGAGAATTATGTTGTTAGTGAACTCAAATGGCCGCTCAATAGAGTTGAAAATTTAAGGAAGAACTAACTGTGTCGAATCAGTACAATGATAGAAAGATTTTTGTATACTGATAGTGATATCAAGGATAACTTATTTAGCACACGTCTTCATGATGGCAGCAAATAGTTAAAATGAACAAGAGAGAGTTATTGGCTGATGTAAAGAGCAATCACCTGGACAAGAAATGCAGAAACGTTCTTCCTCTGATCACCCTGGAGTTGAATAACCTTCAAAAACAACAACCACCGGTATATTAGTCACAGCACTGAAAAATGACCATGAAGTTGCAAGACATTAACAGACAGATACACAAACCTGGCCTAGTTCTGGATCCTGGACAACAGTACCATTGCAACAAAACTCTTTTTTAAGGTCCTTCAGTATTTTATTGTAGCTGAATTCTTTCTTCAACCCTTGCACAGTTGTCAGGCTTTTCCGACCATTCCTTTGCTGTATGCGAATGTGAACATAATCTTTTGACCCAGCTCCAGAATTGTCAGCATTTGCCTCAGCAAAGGGATCTAAGGATGACATCAAAGCAACAATATAGGTCAATCATAAATCAAACTACAACAATTCACCTCCTTAACTAGCAACATAATCTTTTTCATGTGCCCTTTGCATCTAATCCATCAAAATACAACATATAAAAAATTGCTGGTtgcaagcttctaagagaaactGAAAGAGAATTAGAAGTATGATAGAAACAACAACATACAAAATGACTGAAATTATGTTATGACAAACGAGTTGCATACCAAAAGCAGTGGGAACTTGGAGGTCGAGCTCAGACATGAAACTTTTCAGAGAATGGAAGACAAGAAGCGCGCTGAAATAACAAAACTTGGATGCTCAGACCTGGGTAGAAAAAAAAGTTCATCAATTATACAACCAGAAATCATAAGCAAACATGTCATTCATCAATTATATCAACACATGCCAACATGGATATCGAAAGCATCTACCTAAACAAACTCGTAGTATGCGAAGATAGATTATATCATCTGATGTGTAATGATCACAAGTGACACAGGACTTAAAATACAACCAAACTTGCACTCATATAGCTGGATAGAATAGacgcaaaagaaaaaaaaaaaaaagtggtaATAACTAGAATAAAAGTCAGAAGACATAATTCTGGAAACAGAAAGATGAAGAAAACCCATGGCACAAATACCAAAAACCCGTACAGAGAAGAAAGATGAATCCTTTATTACTAACAGGTCTGGGAAAACCGTCTCACACCAAGATTTCATGACGAATACAACAATCAAAGGCATGAAACCACATCAAGTAAAAACATTGAGCTAATAAAACAACCTAAAAGAAGAgattgttatttaaaatatacagattatataaataaataaaaagatgaatTCTTCATCATAAACAGATCTGGAAAAACTGTATACCAAAAGATTCATGACAGAGACAAACGTATCAGGCATGAAAACGACGTCGAATAACCAAAATATGGCTCACTGAACCAACCGAACTAATGAAATTCCCGACGAGATACcagttcttgaaagaaaaatccGATTTTTAAAAGGTTTCATAGCAAAAATAACACTCCAAGGCATGGAAATAACCAAAATCATGCAAACAAATGAAACCCCAAAACAAAAGATCTATAAAGCCATAGAAatctatgttgcgcggactctccaaaatgtagccgcacccgtgtcggatccttcaaaaatgcactacttttggaggatccgacacgtatCCGGCCccattttcggagagtccgagcaacatagataGAAATTGAAGAACAGTAAAGAAAGATTGTGACAAGATAATAGTTATTCAcagaaaaatctggtttttatAAGCTTTCATGATTAAAGTAACAATCAAAGGCATGAAACCACATCAGATAACCAAACTTAGGCTAACAAATTAACCCAAATCAAAAAACAAGCTAACTGATAGATCAAAAAGCTGTAGGCTAAATTCCCCAACAGGGTAGCAGTTCTTCAGAGGAACAATCTGATTCTTATAAAATTTCAAAAGGCAACAATCGAAGGCATGAAAATGGTTGAGCAAAAAAGACCCAAAACACAATATTTGCTAAGCTATACATATATAATAACTGTTAAATAAATTTCCCAAAGAGATATcagtttcaaataaaaatctgatttttatcaCAAGTAAAAACAAAAGATTAATTAAGTGATAAATCCAATAACTATAGAGTTAAATTCCCAAAAAAAGACCATACTTTCTATTTTCTAACCCATATAAATCGAGTAACTGTTATATAAAATACCGAAAAATGGAGTACATGTTTCAAATAAAGATCAAATTTTTATCACATGTAAAAACTAGAGAGACAATTTAATTCAGCGGCCAAAAAAGAGCCGAAAACAACATCTTTGCTAAGCTATATAAATTGAATAACTGTTCATTTAAATTCCCCAAAAGATTCCAGCTCCCAAATAAAAAACCCTGATTTTTATCACATGTAAATACAAGAACAGCCCAAAACACCTTATTTGCTAATCTATGCAAATCAAGTAACTTCAAAATAAAATACCCAAAAACGAGTACAAATTTTCagataaaaatctgatttttctcgcATGTAAAAGCTAGATAGTACAATTTAATTCAGCGGACAAAGAAAAACTCAAAAAGCTAAATCGAATATCTCTAACATATAATTCCCAAAAAGATATCTATTATcaaataaaaatctgaattttatcAACAAGAAtatcacacaaaaaaaaaacatattttctagGTATATAAATCGAATAACTGTAAAGTAAAATTCACAACAAGATAccaattttcaaataaaaatcatgTAAAATCTAGAGACAGGTTAATTTAGCGGATCTGAAGATTATAAAGATTACAAACAATTAGGAATTAGAGATTACCTGATCCGAAAATTAGGGTTTGGAGAGATGGGAAAGGTTGTTATAGAGCAAACCCTCACGCGTTCGGATAAGTCTGAGCAAATAGCGAGAAGTGAATGCACGCAGATTAGTTGATTTCAATAAGAAAAGTCTATATAATGGCTTTCGGGTTTTGGGCTGTGTCGGTCGAGGACAAAAAAAATACTTAGGcctcatttatttttaattattattaatggagttataaatttgaaaaaaataaaggaaaaaatgtGCTGGAATTATAATTTAGCAATTATTTATACAGTCGTAATTATGAAATTATCATTAAGGGGTGTGATGAGATGAATAATATCCTTAAATCTTAACAGGAGGTCTCGGATTAGAGGTATCGATACGGAAAGAATTATAGTAAGGAATGATTTCTTCTTTAATGGGCATTAGACCGACGTGAATCCAAATTAGTCGAATTTCAATTCGGTTGTTGAATactaagtaaaaaataaaaattattttacaaaaattattAGCATTGTTACAGAAGAATTTATAATAAAAATTTTTATTATGCAGAAAATTACTTGATTTTagattatttaaatattttaacgcTCCCACCAAAAGCTCGAATTAGTTATGAATCTTTTGATGCATTATGTTTTTCTTGTGGAACCGATCAAACGCTTCATTGTTACgtaaaaatcattattttctaaTATGACTAATCAAATActatattatttaatataaaagaaaagctacaaaaaGAACACAAAAACACACCGAAAATTACACATAAGTACAACTCGTACACACATATTGCAATTAAGTAGCATAGTTATAAGTTTAACTTTGCAAATCTATAGCCCAAAATTAGACCCAAATCCGAAAAAACCAACATTTTTTCACACAATTAGCATTTTTTACGATCAATAGTAGGCAACATTCCTACTGCTGAGGAGAGATTATGTACTTAACTCCTACCAAAATCAGTGTTTTACTATTAACTTTATgagataattaataaaaatatatttaaatataaaaagagaggaaaaaaaaaagaactggTAGCGTTTTCCCGTCAGTTGCAGAAAATTTGTTGGGTTTCAATTAAATAGTTACTAAATATATAGTATATGAATATAGAAGTAGAAGAACTCAAATTAACAATTAGTAAAATATACATTCatttataaacaaacaaataaaataaatttcgcAGTTTTTTTGCTTTGTCAATGGTAGAACATACGGCAATTCCTTCTCATACACACATCATTGCTAGATTTtagttctttatttttttttcaatggtACCATTAATGGAGTTTAATCCAAAACAGATAaataagttaaaataaaataggttGTCCCGCTTGAGAAGAGGTAAGAAACCACAGAAAAATTTAATATCGATGTTGTACATTCTTATACACTagtatatacaaaattatacaTACTTATATGTATTTATACAATATACATACACTTGTATTTATAATGCCTAATAATGTACTTACattgtataattgtgtataagcAACAATTATATACGTTTACAGATAAAATACTTTTTAGCCACCATTACACCTCAATTTTAATACCGAAGAAGATAGTAATCCATCAAAAGTGTATATAAGAAATGTTTATATATCCATATATATTATTATAcaatattatatattattatacAAATGAATCCTATCAATGGAGTTTCAcaggttcttctttttctttctcgaGTCTCTTCTAAAACTTGAGTTAAATCTAGCTCAATTTTGCTctaaatcacttcaaatttaagttTTAAATTCCTTTTGATATTTCCAACCAATTGGAATAACACTCAATGATATTTTCAAGCAAACTCAATAGCACCCAGTTCAAAATTAATCTCAAATCTTAGATATAAAAGCTTCAACCTTCAATgggttttttttttaatc includes the following:
- the LOC107810302 gene encoding protein translation factor SUI1 homolog — translated: MSELDLQVPTAFDPFAEANADNSGAGSKDYVHIRIQQRNGRKSLTTVQGLKKEFSYNKILKDLKKEFCCNGTVVQDPELGQVIQLQGDQRKNVSAFLVQAEIVKKEHIKIHGF